In the Victivallis sp. Marseille-Q1083 genome, one interval contains:
- a CDS encoding IS1380 family transposase, with translation MTKCNVSIPFFQGPKSRKIEFNFAGGDISSDGGLLFVKEFDRKLGLTRRAGNLLDSFDIRQPGKVEHSYLSMLRQRVFGLVAGHEDLNDHHELRTDPLIQTVVGRDRQLATPSTLCRFENGIDRRACVDLSRLFVEFFIESFSTPPRELILDFDATDDLTYGMQENRFFHGYYDHYCFLPLYVFCGDQLLVAYLRPSKIDAAKHAWAILSLLVKRFRQKWPKVKIIFRGDSGFCRQKMLNWCDKNEVKYIVGLAKNPRLLELSKDLQVKAEALYNETHEKAKLFTQFEYAAGTWKYPRRVIAKAEFNSPGPNNRFIVTNLDDDGQYLYEKVYCARGEMENRIKEQQLDLFADRTSCHDFAANQFRLLLSSLAYILMERFRALLLTGTQFAEATCGSIRLYLVKIGAIIRRNTRKIYVALSSACPNQELLRLIAAKIIAWE, from the coding sequence ATGACAAAATGTAACGTTTCGATTCCGTTCTTTCAAGGTCCGAAAAGCAGAAAAATTGAATTCAATTTCGCCGGTGGAGATATCAGCAGTGACGGCGGGTTGCTTTTTGTGAAAGAATTCGACCGCAAACTCGGTTTGACCCGGCGCGCCGGTAACCTGCTGGATTCTTTTGATATTCGACAGCCCGGAAAAGTTGAACATTCCTATCTGAGCATGCTTCGTCAACGAGTTTTTGGTTTGGTTGCCGGCCATGAAGATCTCAATGACCATCATGAATTGCGAACTGATCCGCTGATTCAAACTGTTGTCGGTCGTGATCGTCAACTCGCCACTCCAAGCACTTTATGTCGATTCGAAAATGGAATCGATCGTCGTGCTTGCGTAGATTTGAGCCGATTGTTTGTCGAATTCTTTATCGAAAGTTTTTCCACGCCGCCTCGAGAATTGATTCTTGATTTCGATGCTACCGATGACCTCACTTACGGGATGCAGGAAAATCGCTTTTTTCATGGCTATTATGACCACTATTGCTTTTTGCCGTTGTATGTTTTCTGCGGGGATCAATTGCTTGTGGCTTATTTGCGTCCATCAAAAATTGATGCGGCCAAGCATGCCTGGGCGATTCTCTCGCTACTGGTAAAGCGCTTTCGGCAGAAATGGCCGAAGGTTAAGATTATTTTCCGGGGAGACAGTGGCTTTTGTCGGCAGAAAATGCTGAACTGGTGTGATAAAAATGAGGTCAAATATATTGTCGGATTGGCGAAAAATCCACGTTTGCTGGAATTATCAAAAGATCTTCAAGTGAAAGCGGAAGCACTTTACAACGAAACACATGAAAAAGCAAAACTGTTTACTCAGTTCGAATATGCGGCAGGAACTTGGAAATACCCGCGCCGGGTGATTGCCAAAGCGGAATTCAACTCCCCCGGACCGAATAATCGTTTTATCGTCACCAATCTTGATGATGATGGACAATATCTTTATGAAAAAGTCTATTGCGCCCGAGGTGAGATGGAAAACAGGATCAAGGAACAGCAGCTGGATCTTTTCGCTGATCGGACGAGCTGCCATGACTTTGCGGCAAATCAATTCCGGCTTCTGCTTTCAAGTTTGGCTTATATTCTCATGGAACGGTTTCGGGCATTGTTGTTGACAGGAACTCAATTTGCCGAGGCTACCTGCGGCAGCATTCGCTTATACCTGGTGAAAATCGGTGCCATTATTCGGCGGAATACCAGAAAAATTTATGTTGCTCTTTCAAGTGCTTGTCCAAATCAGGAACTCCTCCGCTTGATCGCTGCGAAAATCATCGCTTGGGAATAA